A genomic segment from Actinoplanes sichuanensis encodes:
- the chrA gene encoding chromate efflux transporter, with the protein MTVTTPRAGLGTVLAQWGRIGCIGFGGPPAHIALLRKLCVDDRGWLDAREFEDAVAACNLLPGPSSTQLAIYCAWRVRGRTGALVGGAAFILPGLVAILALAVLFLGDPPTWVRAAGAGAGAAVAAIAVQAGWSLMPPGWQRAAERSSRLRWSIYLLLGAVAAATVGPWLVLLLVACGVAEVIVQRVPPPRPGRRATVPLLAATATGTGVLAALSWTALKVGALSYGGGFVIIPLMQADAVDQHHWMTAAEFLNAVALGQITPGPVVHTVAVVGYAAAGLGGGLLAALVAFSPSFTFILLGAHRFDRLRGNTYIRAFLDGAGPAAIGAILGSAIPLARALTEPWQFAVLAGAAILTLGLRRGPVLTLLSAAAAGVAIVLTGGPLPH; encoded by the coding sequence ATGACCGTCACCACCCCACGGGCCGGGCTCGGCACCGTGCTCGCACAGTGGGGCCGGATCGGCTGCATCGGCTTCGGCGGTCCGCCCGCGCACATCGCCCTGCTGCGGAAACTGTGCGTCGACGACCGCGGCTGGCTGGACGCGCGCGAGTTCGAGGACGCGGTGGCCGCCTGCAACCTGCTGCCCGGCCCATCGTCGACCCAGCTCGCGATCTACTGCGCGTGGCGGGTCCGGGGCCGGACCGGCGCACTGGTCGGCGGGGCCGCGTTCATCCTGCCCGGGCTGGTGGCGATCCTGGCGCTGGCGGTCCTGTTCCTGGGCGACCCACCGACGTGGGTGCGGGCCGCCGGGGCGGGCGCCGGTGCGGCTGTGGCGGCGATCGCGGTGCAGGCCGGGTGGAGTCTCATGCCGCCCGGCTGGCAGCGGGCCGCCGAGCGGAGCAGCCGGCTGCGCTGGTCGATCTACCTGCTGCTGGGGGCGGTCGCGGCCGCAACCGTCGGACCATGGCTGGTGCTGCTGCTGGTGGCCTGCGGTGTGGCCGAGGTGATCGTCCAGCGGGTGCCACCGCCCCGCCCGGGTCGCCGGGCCACGGTACCGCTGCTGGCGGCGACCGCCACCGGCACCGGAGTGCTGGCCGCCCTCTCCTGGACCGCGTTGAAGGTCGGCGCGCTCTCCTACGGCGGCGGCTTCGTGATCATCCCGCTGATGCAGGCCGACGCGGTCGACCAGCACCACTGGATGACGGCGGCGGAGTTCCTGAACGCGGTGGCCCTGGGCCAGATCACCCCCGGCCCGGTGGTGCACACGGTCGCAGTGGTCGGCTACGCCGCAGCCGGACTCGGCGGAGGCCTGCTGGCCGCACTGGTGGCGTTCAGTCCGTCCTTCACATTCATCCTGCTGGGCGCACACCGCTTCGACCGGCTACGCGGCAACACCTACATACGAGCGTTCCTGGACGGCGCCGGCCCCGCCGCGATCGGCGCGATCCTCGGCTCCGCGATCCCGCTGGCCCGCGCCCTGACCGAGCCATGGCAGTTCGCGGTATTGGCCGGCGCCGCGATCCTGACCCTGGGGCTGCGCCGGGGCCCGGTCCTGACCCTCCTGTCCGCCGCCGCAGCCGGGGTAGCGATCGTCCTCACCGGCGGCCCACTCCCCCACTGA
- a CDS encoding metalloregulator ArsR/SmtB family transcription factor, whose protein sequence is MGTDAPPAFLTAAGHPVRWRLLSALAGSDLAVHELTDRLGQPQNLISYHLGKLRKAGLVTARRSSADGRDTYYTLHLARCSAMLTGTGAALHPALRLSPPAPARPSRVRVLFLCTGNSARSPMAEAVLRRLTTDGVEVYSAGVNPKPLHRYAVRALAARGIPPPETGPTHVSQLTGGFDHVITLCDRVKEVCPSFDGPSQAISPDSPGQAVSPDGRDRAVSPGRPRKAHWSIPEPVAPTDFDHVADQLTERIGFFLHTLAEES, encoded by the coding sequence ATGGGGACCGACGCGCCTCCGGCGTTCCTCACCGCGGCCGGCCATCCGGTGCGGTGGCGGCTGCTGAGTGCGCTCGCCGGCAGCGACCTGGCCGTCCACGAGCTGACCGACCGGCTCGGCCAACCGCAGAACCTGATCTCGTACCATCTCGGCAAGCTGCGCAAAGCCGGCCTGGTCACCGCGCGACGCAGCAGCGCCGACGGCCGCGACACCTACTACACGCTGCACCTGGCCCGCTGCTCGGCGATGCTGACCGGCACCGGCGCCGCCCTCCATCCGGCGCTGCGGCTGAGCCCGCCGGCACCCGCGCGCCCCAGCCGGGTCCGAGTGCTGTTCCTGTGCACCGGAAACAGCGCGCGATCACCGATGGCGGAGGCCGTTCTGCGGCGGCTCACCACCGACGGGGTCGAGGTCTACAGCGCGGGAGTCAACCCCAAACCCCTTCATCGGTACGCCGTACGCGCTCTCGCCGCACGCGGGATACCTCCTCCCGAGACCGGTCCCACACACGTGTCCCAGCTGACCGGCGGTTTCGATCACGTGATCACGCTGTGCGACCGCGTGAAGGAGGTGTGCCCGTCCTTCGACGGCCCGAGCCAGGCGATCTCGCCTGACAGCCCGGGCCAGGCGGTGTCGCCTGACGGCCGAGACCGGGCGGTGTCGCCCGGTCGCCCACGCAAGGCGCACTGGAGCATTCCCGAGCCGGTCGCGCCGACCGATTTCGATCACGTCGCCGACCAGCTCACCGAGCGGATCGGCTTCTTCCTGCACACACTCGCGGAGGAATCATGA
- a CDS encoding TetR/AcrR family transcriptional regulator has product MPRAGLDPATVIEAGAALADEIGFEKLTMGLLADRLGVRTPSLYKHVDSLEALRRGITLQAMRDFRDAVARVAVGRAGPGAVRAFADAYRRWAVAHPGRYASAVRAPEAGDEEHRRLSNEVMQIMYDVLAGFELRGTHAVDAARVLRSSLHGFATVEAAGGFGLPRDVDRSYRFLIDTIIAGLQNVPVDPTEDTSSREFHPTGG; this is encoded by the coding sequence GTGCCTAGGGCCGGACTGGACCCGGCCACGGTGATCGAGGCCGGGGCGGCGCTCGCCGACGAGATCGGCTTCGAGAAGCTGACCATGGGCCTGCTGGCGGACCGCCTCGGCGTACGCACCCCGTCGCTCTACAAGCACGTCGACTCCCTCGAGGCGCTGCGCCGCGGGATCACCCTGCAGGCCATGCGCGACTTCCGGGACGCGGTGGCCCGGGTCGCGGTCGGCCGGGCCGGGCCCGGCGCGGTGCGCGCGTTCGCCGACGCGTACCGCCGATGGGCCGTCGCCCACCCGGGCCGCTACGCGTCCGCGGTCCGTGCACCCGAGGCCGGCGACGAGGAGCATCGGCGGTTGAGCAACGAGGTCATGCAGATCATGTACGACGTGCTGGCCGGCTTCGAGTTGCGCGGCACGCATGCCGTCGACGCCGCCCGCGTGCTGCGCTCCAGCCTGCACGGGTTCGCCACGGTCGAGGCGGCGGGCGGCTTCGGCCTGCCCCGCGACGTGGACCGCAGCTACCGGTTCCTGATCGACACGATCATCGCCGGCCTGCAGAACGTCCCGGTCGACCCCACCGAGGACACTTCCAGCCGCGAGTTCCACCCGACCGGCGGCTGA
- a CDS encoding META domain-containing protein: MRTDRDTSAPVGDALPPSSPGVVGSSYVESHWRLTSVTEGSATTAIRASVDAWLELAADGTVLAFDGVNAINGTFKATRAGFDVYGGMTTLAGYSGNDPGVLAAESGMGLLMLGPTPAWTVSPDASGALPTVSGAPPIDPEASPVHVTVLASTSELLTLQTGGAQLDFIRTGPAEKVNATPIPDESSAPGS; this comes from the coding sequence ATGCGCACCGATCGGGACACGTCCGCACCGGTCGGTGACGCGCTGCCGCCCTCGTCGCCCGGAGTCGTCGGTTCCAGCTATGTGGAGAGCCACTGGCGCCTGACCTCGGTGACCGAAGGGAGCGCCACCACGGCGATTCGCGCGTCCGTCGATGCGTGGCTGGAGTTGGCGGCGGACGGCACGGTGTTGGCCTTTGACGGCGTCAACGCGATCAACGGGACGTTCAAAGCCACCAGAGCGGGCTTCGACGTCTACGGCGGGATGACGACGCTCGCCGGGTACAGCGGCAACGACCCCGGCGTGCTCGCCGCCGAGAGCGGAATGGGTCTGCTCATGCTCGGCCCGACGCCCGCATGGACCGTGTCACCCGACGCCTCCGGCGCTCTACCTACCGTTTCCGGGGCACCGCCCATCGATCCCGAGGCTTCGCCCGTGCACGTCACCGTCCTCGCCTCGACCTCGGAGCTGCTCACCCTTCAGACCGGCGGTGCGCAACTCGACTTCATCCGGACCGGACCGGCCGAGAAAGTCAACGCGACGCCCATTCCGGACGAGAGCTCTGCTCCCGGTAGTTGA
- a CDS encoding alpha/beta fold hydrolase: MTQHLTIDGGTIAYDVTGDGPLVVLVPGIGNSRSAYRFVAPRLVDAGYRVATMDLRGAGESSAQWASYSRTDIAGDILALVRHLGGPAVLVGHSISGGAVTIAAAQAPELVTGIVELAPFTRAQSFRLGDLGNGWYRKGAVKLVGTMLGSLSSWKGYLDLAYPGSKPADWSADLAATDTMLREPGRMKALQKMTQASPADAGAQLGNVRCPALIVEGTLDPDWADPRAEGEAIVAAMPAGTARLEMIDGAGHYPHAQFPDETVSLMLTFLQANARA; encoded by the coding sequence ATGACGCAGCACCTGACCATCGACGGCGGCACGATCGCGTACGACGTCACCGGCGACGGACCACTCGTCGTCCTCGTCCCCGGCATCGGCAACAGCCGCAGCGCCTACCGGTTCGTCGCGCCGCGGCTCGTCGATGCCGGATACCGCGTCGCCACCATGGACCTGCGCGGCGCAGGCGAGTCCAGTGCGCAGTGGGCCTCCTATTCGCGTACCGACATCGCCGGCGACATCCTCGCCCTCGTCCGTCACCTCGGCGGCCCCGCCGTCCTGGTCGGACACTCGATCTCCGGCGGCGCCGTCACCATCGCCGCCGCCCAGGCGCCCGAGCTGGTCACCGGCATCGTCGAGCTGGCGCCGTTCACCCGCGCGCAGTCGTTCCGCCTCGGCGACCTCGGCAACGGCTGGTATCGCAAGGGCGCGGTCAAGCTGGTCGGCACGATGCTGGGCAGCCTGTCGTCGTGGAAGGGTTACCTCGACCTCGCCTACCCGGGGAGCAAGCCCGCTGACTGGAGTGCCGACCTCGCCGCGACGGACACGATGCTGCGCGAGCCGGGCCGGATGAAGGCGCTGCAGAAGATGACCCAGGCCTCGCCCGCCGACGCCGGCGCGCAGCTCGGCAACGTGCGCTGCCCGGCCCTGATCGTCGAGGGCACCCTCGACCCGGACTGGGCCGACCCCCGCGCCGAGGGCGAGGCGATCGTGGCCGCGATGCCGGCCGGGACGGCGCGGCTTGAGATGATCGACGGCGCCGGTCACTACCCGCACGCCCAGTTCCCCGACGAAACGGTGTCCCTGATGCTGACCTTCCTGCAGGCGAACGCTCGTGCCTAG
- a CDS encoding VOC family protein has translation MSDNTVSVRYLVDDVQAALDFYTAHLGFEPITSFLPAFADVRRGNLRLLLSGPASSAGRPMPDGRVPQPGGWNRIHLIVDDIDTEVTRLRAAGIPFRNDVVTGPGGRQIVLDDPAGNPIELFQPART, from the coding sequence ATGAGCGACAACACAGTCAGCGTCCGCTACCTGGTCGACGACGTCCAGGCCGCGCTCGACTTCTACACCGCGCACCTGGGGTTCGAGCCGATCACCTCGTTCCTGCCCGCGTTCGCCGACGTGCGCCGCGGTAACCTGCGGCTCCTGCTCTCCGGTCCGGCCAGTTCGGCGGGCCGCCCGATGCCCGACGGCCGGGTGCCGCAGCCCGGCGGGTGGAACCGGATCCACCTGATCGTCGACGACATCGACACCGAGGTGACCCGTCTGCGCGCCGCCGGCATCCCGTTCCGCAACGACGTGGTGACCGGCCCGGGTGGCCGCCAGATCGTTCTGGACGACCCGGCGGGCAACCCGATCGAGCTCTTCCAGCCGGCCCGCACCTGA